The following nucleotide sequence is from Mucilaginibacter sp. cycad4.
ATTTGCGCCGTGTACAATAATTTAGGCGAATGATACAACTGCTCGGGACTGCCGTTCTCCACAATCTCCCCTTCTTTAAGTACAATTAGTTCATCGGCCATGGAAAGGATCTCGGCAGGATCATGCGATACCAATACTACGGTAACTCCCCATTCCTTTACAATATACCTGATATCGTGCTGTAAACCTTCCCTGTAGGTGGCGTCGACCTGGTTAAAGGGTTCATCAAGCAATAAAACCTCCGGGCGGCTGATCAATGCTTTGGCAATGGTTACGCGCTGCTTTTCACCGCCGCTTAATTTGCCAAAAGGCATTTCCCTAAGGGTGTAGATATTTAAAAGGTTCAAGGCTTCGGTAACACGGTGTATAGCGTGACTTTGATCTTCGGCCGGCAAACCTTCACATATGGTGTCCCATACCGATATTCGCGGATCAAGATCGTTATCGTGCTGCGTTACCATCCGCATAACCTTGTGGGCATGCTGAATACCTTTTTGCCTGCTTAGTACCTGCTCTTCTTTAAAAAACACTTCTCCGTGATCGGGCTCCAGCGTTCCATATAACAAGTTAAGCAATGTGGTTTTCCCGCTGCCGCTCTCACCAACTATTGCAGTTATCTTACCTTTCGGAATAAAAATGGTAACGTTATTAACCCCCGAAGACTTATCCCCAAAAAAGTTTTTGGTAACCGATATGGTTTCCAGTATCAAATCATCTTGCATCCTCGGTTTTATTTTCAGGCTGTTAAAAATCCGGCTGGCGGTTTCCCGCTCCGGGTTCAGGCTTCTAATCTAAAAAAAAGTTGAAAGCAAAAAAACTTTATACGCCAACCTTGGTGACAAATGCAAAACAAATAGTAATTAAACGCTATTATTATAAACAACCAAATTATATAACCATGAACAAAGCCATAGGGATCGTACTCATTATTGTAGGCGCGGCCATGCTCATCTGGACGGGCTTTACTTACACCAAAAAGGAAAAGATCATTGATGCCGGCCCTATACAGGTATCAGCCGACAGGGAAAAAACTGTTAACTGGCCACCCTACCTCGGCGGGTTATTAGTGATAGGCGGTATTGTTGTAGTTGCTACCTCAAAAAAATAGGGCATTCATTTATTATCTACCGGTTTAAGTACGCTAATGTCTTTACCGGCAAGCAGTTGCTGATAATTGATCAGTTGAAACTTTTTACCCGCCATAGCCGCAAACTCGGGCGAGAGTAAGGCATTAAGTTCGGTTTGGCGGTGCAAACTGGTAAGCGGCTTACCCTCTTTTGAATTCATCATGTTACTGTTCATATCAACCAGTACATCCATCTCGGGGCTTGGAGTAGCAGTATGAAGCACCATCATGTTTGGCTTATCAGGATCAAGCTTACTTATATAAGCTAAAAACGCCTCCTTTTTGGTAGCGATAGGTTCGCCCCACATTTCCTTATAGGTTTCGCCGAAATAAGTTATGCTGCTTAAAGTTGATATGGCCAGTTTATATTTATGAGCCAGTTTTTCGGTAAGGGCACGTAATTCGGGTGTCGAGAGCGCTATGCCCATGTGCGGATCGATATAGGTTATTTTTAACCCTGATGCCTGCGCCCTTTCAATTTGTGCCGACAATTCGGTTTCAATTTCGCTAAGTTTATACCCGCTTTTGGCAACAGCCCGTGTGGATTGCGGAAAATACCCGTTTGAATCAACCAGGCTCGCGACAGCCGTACGGCCGGTGACAGGCCCCCAGCGGTAATTTTTCCATTCGGAGGTCAATGTAAGGTGAACACCGACCGTAACATTGGGATATTGTTTTAGTATTTCAACCGCTTCCTGGTACCAGGGGCATGCAAACTGCACCGAGGCCGAAAGCGGCATACCGGTTTGAGCAGCCTTGAGCAAAGCCATATTTACCGAATGGTTCATGCCGATATCATCCAGCCTGATGAGTAACCGCGGCAAATTACCATTTGGCGACTGTGCGCGCACTTCATTGCTTGCTAAACAAGTCATCAGCACAAGCAAACAAAACAATATCCGTTTCATCATTTGTATGTTCAATCAAAAAAAGTTCATAAACCTCAGGTCAACAGAAAACCGGCTCCAACTAAACATTATAAATATCTTATTATGAGGATTAATAAAACAAACTAAATTAAACATGATAGCATATTGTTACATAATGGCCTCAGAATTGGTGAAAGGTGAAAGGTGAAAGGTGAAAGGTGAAAGGTGAAAGGTGAAAGGTGAAAGGTGAAAGGTGAAAGGTGAAAGGTGAAAGGTGAAAGGTGAAAGGTGAACACTTCCGAAGTTTTTCAAACTTCGGAAGTGTTCATTGCAATGTTACTCTTGGTCATCAATCGTTATTAAGCCGAAACCAGGTCGGGGTTATGGTTAACCTGGCTAATGGTAAGGGCCTGCTGAATGTTAAGCCCGGCACCCTGCTGATCTGACATCCATTTTTGGATGAGGGCATTCAAAGTGTTCAGTTGGCTGGCATAAGCATCGGGATTGGCGCCTTTCAGTTTTGCCAAATAAGCCACCGCATCAGCTATTTTTTGCGCATCGGTTTTGCCGTCCTCCTGTACAGCCCAGTTTAAATCGGTAACCACCTTGGGCAGCCATAATTTAATGCCGTTCACAATTACTGCTGATGCCGGCACCAGGGTTTCCAATGTCATTTCCAAAAACTGGCCGGCCTGGCTTGCTTCAAGGTTTTTGACTCCGTTAGCAACTTTGTCGGCAACGGTAATGATTTCATGTACAACGTCGGAAGCGTTGTGGAACAGGGATTTTACATGGTCCCACATTTTTGATAAAAAAGACATAGGTTGTAGTTTTAAGTTTATATAATTTGATTGTTGGTTCACATACATTCAAAGCCATACATAGGCGGCCGGAATACTATAAATACTATTTATTCAAGCTATTTGCCGATTCAGAAAGCTGCAAAATGCCTTCCGGTTAAATGACTTTAATTAGAGAAGATAAAATTGACGATAAAATCACCCGGGTAACATAGTGTTTATACGCTTTCGGGATGCGGTTTTTACGTTATTTAGTGATATCGGCGCCGTCATCTATCCCTTATTGTATTAACTGCACGGCTTGGTTCAGATTTTACCCTCTCTTATTTATATCTTTCAAACTAAAAACCTTATATTCAAATATAAAACCCTCACTATGAAATATATAAAACACTCTTTTATTTTCGGCGCGTTGTTGCTTGCCTGTACCGGCGGCTATGCCCAGCAGGAAGTTATTGACACCGCAGCTTTCAGCCACATCCGTAAGGCGGAGCTTAGCAGCTCACAAATTCCACAGATAGCGCATTATTTAACCGATGTGTCCGGTCCGCGGTTAACCAATTCACCGGGTTATGCCCGGGCGGCAAGCTGGGCAGTTGCCACCATGAAAAAATGGGGAATGGCCAATGCCGCTACCGAACGCTGGGGCACTTTTGGCAAACAATGGGAAGTGCAGGATTTCAGCATGATGATGCGTGCACCCTATAATGCCCAGATCAGGGCTTACCCTAATCCCTGGAGCCCGGGCAGCAAAGGCTTGCTGCAAGGCGAAGTTATGGTAATTTCATCGGCGCAGGCTATGGATACTACTTATCTGAATGGTCATGCCGCCGGGTTTAAAGGCAAATTTGTACTGGTTACCGGTGATGCTGCCGATTATAAAAAGAATTTTGAACCGTCGGCCGAAAGACTGGCCGACACCGCCTTAGCCAACCTGAAGGATACATATATGGTGTCCCGCTCCATGATCACCATGTATACTGCTAAATACTTGAAGATCTTTAAAACAGCAGACCAGATACTGAAAAACGCCGGTGCGCTGGCCTTCATTAGCGCGGGCCGTAATAATGTTAACGGAACCGTTTTTGTGCAAGGCCGCTACGGCTATAAATTGACTGATCCGGAAACAGTACCGCAGGTTACCATGGCTTCGGAGGACGGGCAAAAAATCAAACGGCTGATCCAATCGGGTCAGAAAGTTGAGCTGGCCATGAGTTTTACCGGCAAAACATCTACCGAAGACACAAACGGCTACAACGTAGTAGGCGAAATCCCCGGCACCGACCCCAAACTAAAATCGCAACTGGTGATGCTGGGTGGCCATCTTGATTCATGGCAGGCCGCCACCGGCGCAACTGATAATGCCGCCGGCTGTATTGTGATGCTGGAAGCAGTTCGGCTGCTCGATTCGCTTGGGCTTAAACCTAAACGCACCATCCGCATTGCATTGTGGAGTGGCGAAGAACAGGGTTTGCTGGGTTCATTCGGGTACATTAAAAATCACTTCAGGGATGGTGTTAAGTTTACCGTAAAGCCCGAGCAGGCTAAAGTATCGGTTTATTTTAACCTGGATAACGGCACAGGAAAAATCAGGGGGATCTTTGCGCAAAGCAACGAAAAAATGAAACCAATATTTGAACAGTGGCTAAAACCCTTTAATGATCTTGGCGCCACAACGGTAACTATGGCCAATACGGGTTCAACCGATCACCTGGCGTTTGATTGGGCAGGCATACCGGGTTTCCAGTTTGTGCAGGACCCCATTGATTATGAAACCCGCACCCACCACAGCAATATGGACGATTACGACCACCTGATGATAGACGATCTGAAACAAGCCGCCATCATCGTTGCCTCATTTGTGTACCAGGCCAGTATCCGCCCCGAAATGCTGCCAAGGAAACCGCTTGAAAACGAAACTTTTGTTTTTGACGGGTTTTAGAAAACAGATCCAGTATACCTTAAAACAAAAATGAGGCTGTATCACAATGCAGCCTCATTTTTGTTGACTTATTCAAATACTTAAGCAATATATCGTTTTGGGTTGGATTGATTCTACTTAAAAAGGGGGTTAACAGGGTTAACACAATTCAGGGTTAACATTTACATATCTATTTAATAATCAATCAATTGAGTGTTTTTTATACAAAAAATATGTTACCCCCCTTTTTGTAATAATATTACCGGCTAACGATAAGCAAAGCACAGATAATGCTTTGCAGCAGGCCCCGCTGTGATCACAGAGCCTGCTCTTTGAAAGGATAAAACAATTAAGAACGGTTAACAGGTTTCAGCATCCGCCTTTGTTCAGCCTTTTTGCTTAACCAGCATTTTACAAATGAGTTGATCATAATGCCCATGATACAGCAGGCAACCAATACGTAAATAATTAGGATGTGTTTTGGCATTTCAGTTTATAATTTTCCTAAATGTAACAGGTTTGCTACATCTGCTGCAAGTGTTTTGAAAAATAAAGTTTCGACTAACCCGGTACAAAAGTCAATAAAGTGTCATTTTCCGATTTCGAAATTCGGATGTTCGATTTCGGATTTATCCCGGGTTAAGACGGCCAAATAGCATCCATTTTTAAATTCCCCTCTCGAGAGCAGGGCTGTTGCATTCTAATATTCAGTTCTTGATAACACGCACGATTAAGCGTCTACGCTTGGTCGTTTGCCTTAATTGAGCGTCCACGCTCCCGTAATATGTTATAAACGTAAGCGTGGACGCTTACTTTGGTTATAATTCAAGCGAAGGACGCTTGAACTTGCGAAACATAAATTAGAATGCAACAGCCCTGCTCTCGAGAGGGGGCGCGAGGAAATGCGCGGTAGCAGGGGTGTGTTTCACTAATGTTTATAAGCCTTTGTATTAAACACACCCCTCCGCCCCTCTCAAGAGGGGAATCGCACAAGCCCGCCTTTTTGAGGAAGCATTTCTCACTAATTCAACAAACTACTTAAGTTCCTTCCCTGCGGAATAGGGCTATCCCAGCATAATGTTCCAATGATTTCCTGAGCAAATCCTTCATTTGCTTAACCAATATCCGCGGACCAAGAACCTTCAGCTTTGGCCCGAAACCAAGCAGTTCACGCTCCAACTCGAAGTTCATGATCACCCTGATGCTGAATATCGTTCCGTCTGCCGTAACTTTTAATATTTTTTGCGTGTGGTGCAATGGCTTGGTAGTAACATAAGGGGCATTTTTATCATCTACCCAAAAAATAACTTCACCATCACGCTGTCCCGGTGATTTGGTTACGCCCAGTACATCATTATAATAAGTAGCCAGGTCTATCCTGGTATTTTCAAGGTATTCGTCGGCATGCACCTCAATAGTCTGGATCCTGTCGAGCGCCAGCGTGAGCAGCGGCTTATTCCTTACGTGCGATACACCCAATACAAACCATCGGTTACGGTACTCCTTCAACAAATAAGCACTGAAACAAAATGTGCTGGCCCCCCTGGCCTTAAACGACTGGTAGCTAACGCACAGCGTATTCTTAGCCACAATAGCTTTCCTGATGATCTCTATCCACTCCAAACCCTTCAGATTATCGTTCTTTTCAAAATCAACCACCGGTGTGCTGTGCGTTTTTTGACTGTAGATCTTGTCTTCCAATTTGGTAACCATCTCATTAAGATCGGCAAAATGGCCCAGTCCTTTAAACTGCCCCAGCAAACCGGCCACCTCGCTAAGTACCTGCATGTCCTGGTTATTGAGCGGAATGTTATTGATGCTATAGCTTTTATCCGAATAGGTATAGTATTTTTTATCAACCACCACAATAGGTGCTTCATAGCCAAGCTTATTGCTGCGCATCATCTCAATATCGGCCTGCACGGTGCGGCGGCTTACGCCGCTGTCTATTCCCTGGTACTCGTACAAGGCTTCAGAACAGGCGTCAATCAGATCGTCAAGCGTCCATTGCCTGCGACGGTTTTGCAGGCAACTGTCGATAGTTCGGTAGCGGATAAGGGCGTTGCGGTTTACAGGCATATTTTGATTTGGGATTTCGTTTTTTTCATCGCCCGTCATTGCGAGGCACGAAGCAATCCCAAACTGTACAGAGACTCTGCATAGCTGCTCTGCTTCATGGGGATTGCTTCGTGCCTCGCAATGACGGGATAGATAATGACCATTTTTTTTATAATATTATTAAATTATTTTTTACTACGCAAATACATTGCGCAGTTGCAATTTTACTTTGTATCATTAGCCCCACCCAACCCTCCCCGGAGGGGGGAGGGCTTAAAAAAATATTAATAGACAAACCCAAGTCTCCCCTACCGGGGGAGATTTAGAGGGGGCCGCTTTATGGAAAAGATAAAAATAAGCAACAACGAACTTACCACATTAGGTATTAACGACGTAAAGATATTAGAGAACTTCAGCCGTGTGGCCAATGGCCTTTTAAAACATGGCGTGATGGATAAAGACCAGATCCTGGCCAACCTGGAAGCCCTTATTGACGATCCGATGCCTTACGCCCTTAAAAAAGGCGGTAAGTTCAAGAACCTGGCCGAAGCCGTGATTGATTTACGAAAAGAAGGAAAATTCCTGAAACAGCCGCGAACCAACTTCGCACTGAAACAGGAGATAGCCGACTTCCCGGTTTATGGTCTCGAGCATATTGAGATAGGTGCGCTGGCGCAGATGAGAACAGCCGTTAAATTACCCATAGCTGTTGCAGGAGCTTTAATGCCCGATGCACACCAGGGTTATGGTTTACCGATTGGCGGTGTGCTGGCTACAACAGCCAATACCATCATTCCATTTGCGGTTGGGGTGGATATTGCCTGCCGTATGTGCCTGAGCATTTTTGATCTGCCTGCCGGTGTGGTCGATACTGAAACTGATATGCTTAAAGGGCTGTTGCTTGATCATACCAACTTCGGGATTGGCGGGATTACCAAAACGCATTTCGACACCTCGCTGTTCGACAGGCCTGCATGGAGCGAAACCAAGGTGATCCGGAACCTTAAGAATAAAGCCTATTCACAATTGGGCACGTCGGGTACCGGCAACCACTTTGTGGAATGGGGCGAGCTTACCGTTGCCGAAAGCGCTCTCGAAGGGATCCCGGCAGGTAGCTATCTCGCTTTATTGTCACACTCGGGCTCACGCGGATTTGGAGGGAGCATTGCCGATCATTACTCAAAAATTGCCATGAGCAAAACAAAGCTTCCGCAGGAGGCTAAACATTTGGCTTGGTTAAATTTAGATAACGACGAAGGGCAGGAATACTGGATTGCCATGAACCTGGCCGGTGATTATGCCAGCGCCAATCACCACGAAATCCATAACAAAATTGCCCGTGCGCTTAACCTTAAACCGGTAATGATGATCGAGAACCATCACAACTTTGCCTGGAAAGAACAGCTTGCCGACGGTACCGAAGTAATGGTGCACCGAAAAGGCGCTACCCCGGCCGGCGAAGGGGTATTAGGTATCATCCCCGGCAGCATGAGCACACCCGGCTTTGTAGTACGCGGTAAAGGCGATGCAGCTTCCATCAACTCCGCATCACACGGTGCAGGGCGTTTAATGAGCCGAAGCGCAGCCTTTAAAACTGTCGATCCAAAAGCGGTAGCTGCCAATCTTGTAGCTAAACGTATCACCCTGATGGGAAGCGACCTTGACGAGGCACCGATGGTTTATAAGGATATCCATGCAGTGATGGCAGCTCAGCATGATCTGGTTGATGTACTGGCCAGCTTTCAGCCAAGGATAGTAAGGATGGCTGATGCTAAGGAGAAGCCGGAGGATTAGATGCCCCCGGCCCCCTGAAGGGGGAGTTTGTATGATTGATTTAAACGCTGCGAATGCTGCCGCAAGTGTCCTCACTTGTGACCCGCGTTTAGGTTATCTACATGAAAAGCTATCAGCCTGCTTAGCATATGCATGTAGACACAGTCTACATGCATATGGCATCCGTAGACAGAGTCTACGGACAGCGGGAGGAGTTTATATTTAGACGCCGCTGCTACAAAATTAACACTCATTTATAATCAAATAAGAAATGTCGCCAAATTACCTAAAACAACATACTGAAGCCTTTTTTTCAGAGGCAACTTCTCTAAATGCTAATCTGAAAATCATTGATGTTTTATTAACAACTCGAAATCAGCAACTAAAAGTTGACTTTCCGATTTCTAATTATACGTTATATAAGATGATTTCATGCTATAGAGACCTTTCACAATTAGAAGGAGGAAGTAATTTATATCCTACTGGCAATAGCTATGAATTGACAACCGACAATTTAGATGATGAAATAGTAAGAATTCTAAGCTACGTTTCCTGTTTAACACTATCTCAAATTTTTGATGCTTTTGAAAGTTTCTTAAAAAATATAATTGCAGAAACAATCTGCCATAATCCTCATATTCAGAAAAAGATAAAGATAGTTTTCCAAAACGATGATTTCATTTCAATCCGAAATGAGCTTTATCGAATTCAAGGAAGTAATAATAAAGGATTTATCAAAACAATTCGCGGTACCTCTCCATTTTTCAAATCACATGAAAGAAATAATATTTGGAAGCGAGATATGAGTAATTGGTTTGATCTTATTGCGATCATACGTCACATTGTTGTGCACCGAAGACAAAATGTCCCAGGAGATTTTATGGAAGCCATGACCAAAAAGAATCTTAAAAAACTATTTCAAAACAATTTTTCACTTAAAAAAAACCTTTTATTGTTAAATCCATATAACGCTGACGAAATTATAAATAACCTATTAGAATATGCACATCTAATTTACAAGTCCCTTAGTATTGATCTTGAATTAAATAAAGATTTTACTTTCATTGAAAAAAATAATTTTCAATGAAAGATCAGGTTTGTTATCAATAACTTTTGCCATCTGTAGTCTCTGACTAAGGATTACCTATGCCTGTAAACTGTGTCTACAGACCAAAGCAAAATTAAAACCAAATAATAAAATGCCCCCCTCACCACAATCATATAACCTCCTGCTTAAAGTATTCTATTTCGGGCTAAAATGGGGACTTGTGACCAAAGCCGACGTAGTAAAATGGGCAGATGATATCATTACTGCCGAAGTTGAACCCGATTATTTTTTCATTGAGCTTTCAATGAGTAAAGATAGTAGCGAA
It contains:
- a CDS encoding ATP-binding cassette domain-containing protein; this translates as MQDDLILETISVTKNFFGDKSSGVNNVTIFIPKGKITAIVGESGSGKTTLLNLLYGTLEPDHGEVFFKEEQVLSRQKGIQHAHKVMRMVTQHDNDLDPRISVWDTICEGLPAEDQSHAIHRVTEALNLLNIYTLREMPFGKLSGGEKQRVTIAKALISRPEVLLLDEPFNQVDATYREGLQHDIRYIVKEWGVTVVLVSHDPAEILSMADELIVLKEGEIVENGSPEQLYHSPKLLYTAQILASCTRLTSAQAKVCGIKSKRSVVVVYAEHIKISSLGSKWLVKMVLFKGFFEELVIEKEGITLRVLNYDRRKYPVGSKVGISISKYFEFGKWES
- a CDS encoding RtcB family protein gives rise to the protein MEKIKISNNELTTLGINDVKILENFSRVANGLLKHGVMDKDQILANLEALIDDPMPYALKKGGKFKNLAEAVIDLRKEGKFLKQPRTNFALKQEIADFPVYGLEHIEIGALAQMRTAVKLPIAVAGALMPDAHQGYGLPIGGVLATTANTIIPFAVGVDIACRMCLSIFDLPAGVVDTETDMLKGLLLDHTNFGIGGITKTHFDTSLFDRPAWSETKVIRNLKNKAYSQLGTSGTGNHFVEWGELTVAESALEGIPAGSYLALLSHSGSRGFGGSIADHYSKIAMSKTKLPQEAKHLAWLNLDNDEGQEYWIAMNLAGDYASANHHEIHNKIARALNLKPVMMIENHHNFAWKEQLADGTEVMVHRKGATPAGEGVLGIIPGSMSTPGFVVRGKGDAASINSASHGAGRLMSRSAAFKTVDPKAVAANLVAKRITLMGSDLDEAPMVYKDIHAVMAAQHDLVDVLASFQPRIVRMADAKEKPED
- a CDS encoding ChbG/HpnK family deacetylase, translating into MMKRILFCLLVLMTCLASNEVRAQSPNGNLPRLLIRLDDIGMNHSVNMALLKAAQTGMPLSASVQFACPWYQEAVEILKQYPNVTVGVHLTLTSEWKNYRWGPVTGRTAVASLVDSNGYFPQSTRAVAKSGYKLSEIETELSAQIERAQASGLKITYIDPHMGIALSTPELRALTEKLAHKYKLAISTLSSITYFGETYKEMWGEPIATKKEAFLAYISKLDPDKPNMMVLHTATPSPEMDVLVDMNSNMMNSKEGKPLTSLHRQTELNALLSPEFAAMAGKKFQLINYQQLLAGKDISVLKPVDNK
- a CDS encoding M20/M25/M40 family metallo-hydrolase, translated to MKYIKHSFIFGALLLACTGGYAQQEVIDTAAFSHIRKAELSSSQIPQIAHYLTDVSGPRLTNSPGYARAASWAVATMKKWGMANAATERWGTFGKQWEVQDFSMMMRAPYNAQIRAYPNPWSPGSKGLLQGEVMVISSAQAMDTTYLNGHAAGFKGKFVLVTGDAADYKKNFEPSAERLADTALANLKDTYMVSRSMITMYTAKYLKIFKTADQILKNAGALAFISAGRNNVNGTVFVQGRYGYKLTDPETVPQVTMASEDGQKIKRLIQSGQKVELAMSFTGKTSTEDTNGYNVVGEIPGTDPKLKSQLVMLGGHLDSWQAATGATDNAAGCIVMLEAVRLLDSLGLKPKRTIRIALWSGEEQGLLGSFGYIKNHFRDGVKFTVKPEQAKVSVYFNLDNGTGKIRGIFAQSNEKMKPIFEQWLKPFNDLGATTVTMANTGSTDHLAFDWAGIPGFQFVQDPIDYETRTHHSNMDDYDHLMIDDLKQAAIIVASFVYQASIRPEMLPRKPLENETFVFDGF
- a CDS encoding WYL domain-containing protein codes for the protein MPVNRNALIRYRTIDSCLQNRRRQWTLDDLIDACSEALYEYQGIDSGVSRRTVQADIEMMRSNKLGYEAPIVVVDKKYYTYSDKSYSINNIPLNNQDMQVLSEVAGLLGQFKGLGHFADLNEMVTKLEDKIYSQKTHSTPVVDFEKNDNLKGLEWIEIIRKAIVAKNTLCVSYQSFKARGASTFCFSAYLLKEYRNRWFVLGVSHVRNKPLLTLALDRIQTIEVHADEYLENTRIDLATYYNDVLGVTKSPGQRDGEVIFWVDDKNAPYVTTKPLHHTQKILKVTADGTIFSIRVIMNFELERELLGFGPKLKVLGPRILVKQMKDLLRKSLEHYAGIALFRREGT